The stretch of DNA CCCAAATACACCGTAGCTCGCGTTAATATACACTTTCATAGCGGATTGGACGACGTCGTACCACAGCCTCTCCTCCTCCCTCAAGGACTTATCTTTAGACTTTTTCTTGTAAAGCCTAACCCTGAAGTCTCTCAGCATGCCGACGATTTCATTGCTTATACCCTTGAACTCTCGGCAAACCCTGTGTCCGACCTCAGGCACCTCAATTGTGTCTCTGCAGTTTGGGTTATTCACTGTCTCGTAGCTCAGGTTCCATTGCTTTATAAGGCTCGGGTATAGGCTTGCGAAATCTAGAACTAGAACTCGGAAGAATATACCCACAGGAGGATCCAAAACTATAGCCCCTCTATACTTCTTGTCTTTGATTATAGCGCCGACCCGTGCTCCCGCAGAGGAGAGCTTTTCTATCTCCCCTCTGGAGGGTATTAGCCACCTTCTTCTCCTATGCTCCCAGTACATGAGGCCTCTTATCCAGTTGGATATTTGGCTGCGTGTGATGTCTTCGATGCCTAGCTTGCTGGTCCTCATAACCATTATTATGAGGTTGAAAACGAGGTTATTGCTGAACGTGAGGAGTTCTAGGGTTAGCCTTGCATCTTGGAGGTTATACTCTATTAGCTTGTTGAGGTTTAGCTCGGACACTGGGGCCTTCAGCTCAACCTTGCCCTTGCCGAGGAGTGCCCTGCTTATAGATTCGAGGCTCAACTCCCTATACTTGTTACCGAAGGCGTAGACCTGGAGTGCCCTAATGCCGAACAACTTGTGGAGATCGATGTGAAGCGATCTCCTAAACGTCGCGTAATCCTGCTTAAGCTCGATAGGCGCAAACTCCCTAGGTACACCCAGGACCTCCAGCCTTCTGGCTATGTAGGGTAGGTCGAAGTTGTCTCCGTTGAAGCTCACGACCAGCGGGTATCTCTGGAGAATCCTGACTAGATCGAGCAGCATTGCCCTCTCACTGTCATATATCTCAACTTCTGTACCCTCAGGCAAGGCTCCCTCAGTAAACTCGACGCCATCCCGATAGAGGAGAACCACCCTGCTTCTCCCACTACTGTCTGCTGTTGCCGCGCTAATCACCGGATAGGGGGCTGTAGACGGGTCTGGAAGCCTAGTTGCGATGGGGCTGTAGACTTCGATGTCGAAGGCTATTAGAGGTAGCTTGGGAGGGGGTGCTTCGAATATTCTTAGCCACTCTCTCGCCCTCTCCCTCACCTCTCTAGGCTCCTCCCTGAAGATCTCGTCCACAATTCTAGTGGCGTCATCCATTTCCAATGGAAGTGTGTGGACAATTCTCACCCCGCCGACTTCGTAGAGTATACCTGGAATCAACTGTCTATCGAAAATGTAGTTGTGATGATATTTTATGTCTGCCTCCCAAACAGAGAAGCCTGCTGAAGAGACCTTCTCCCTAAGCCTCCTAACAGCCAGAGGGTCGGACACCACAATCTTAGTCAGCTTCACCAGCTTCCGGTCTATTGGGTGGAACTTCTCCACAAGATCGTACTGGAGGAAAGACTCGTCATGGCTAACATCAACACCAGCAGCCCTCAGGTCCTCCGGCCTAGCGTCTGTGAGAAAGTAGGGCTTGTGCCCTGTCCTGTCAGCCCACTTAACCAAGCTCCCGCTAGAGGGGTCGTAGAGCATTAGAACAGCTTTACCTAGAGAGCCGTCGTACCTCACATCTAAGAGATAGCCTCTGACGGACTCAACCCAGGGCTCCCTAACAAGCTCTAAAATAACGTCGTCGTCAGAGAGTTCGGACTGCGGGCTAGGCTCCAAAGTGAGGCCGCGAACATCCCCAGATTCTGAATTGTACTCTTCATGTTTCGAGGATGGTTGGTTTCTTCGAAGAGACATTGATGCTGGTTCTTTCCCAGTTGTTTCTGGAAGTGTATTTTGATATTTGCTTTCAGGTTCTCTCTCCCGGTGGAGAGTGGGAGGAGGTTCAGGTTTCTTAGGCTTAGCAGGTCCGGCCATGTAATCTAGTAGTGTCGTCTGTCTAAGCCCCCTCCTGCCCCTTTCCTCATCAGAGTCCAGAGAGGTTTCCTTGTCTTGAGCAGCCTCTTGTCCGCCTCTCACCCTCACTGAACTCCGTATGTATGTGAGGAGGCTTTCGTCTAGCGATGTCCTCTTTTTACCTCCACTACCCAAGGCTTTTCGAGCACCCCTGGATAATTTGAGCCTGAGTTAAATCAGGTGTTAACCCGTACCCAGGGGTAGAACTCTGTTGGGTAGTACTAGATAATTATGTTGCAGCTACCTCTGCCTCCTTAATACATGGTTCCGGGTATCAATCGTCTGAGCAGAAGTGCATGGTGAGATGGGATTTATGGTAGACAGCTTGGGGTCTTACCTCTACCCCGCCCTATAGGGCGGGGCTCTCGGTTGTAAATGCTAGAGTTTTTATTGCAAGCGTGTTCGATATTACCCGCAGGGCCCTATTTATGGCTTATTATATTATATGCAGACTCGTTTAAGCGAGGTAGAGCGCCAGGGCATTCTAGCTTTATCCTTTCCTCCCTAGCATAAGGTGTGTAGCCTGCCTATGTATATAGTACCCCTTTTTCAGCTTTAGCACGTCACCTTATGTATTCGTGCGACAGGGGTCAGGAGGGTTCTGTGAGGCCTGGTTATACCATCCTGTCGGGGTGTTAATGGTGGCTGGGCCTGTTGAGCACTTCTTCATGGTGGAGGATCTCAAGATTTTCGTCTATATACTGGCTGGATTGAGCTCGGCAGTGCTACTCTACTCACTAGTTGAATTTTACAGAAGGGTGTTTAGAGGCTATGCCCCTTTGGAGGCAGCGGAGAATACCGGGGGTTTGAGAGCAACAGTCGATAGGCTCGTGTGGTATGGGCTCCTCCAGTACAAGGTCCTCAGACACCGGTTTCCCGGGATTATGCACGCCTCCATATTCTACGGCATACTAGTCCTTTTCATAGCCACTATAATCAGAGCTCTAGACTACTACATAGGAGGCTGGCTACTGCAGCCCCCGTTCTTCTACGTGTACAAGCTTGCCAACAACATGGCCGGAATTCTAGTAATCGTAGGCGTGACCATGGCCGCGTACAGAAGGTGGAGAGGACTAACGCCCGGCCTGCCCAGGGATCCAGGCTACTACCTAGTACTAGCCCTCCTGGCCGCGATAGTTGTAACAGGGTTCGTGGTTGAAGGTATGGTTGTAGCCCTCTACAGGTATGGAGAGGGTTTTGAATCGCCCTTGTACGATCCAGTAGGCTATCTTGTATACCTAGCCCTGGAGGGTGTTGACAGGGATATATTGGTTGAGGCTTACCGGGGCCTCTGGCTTCTACACCTAGCCATGGCCCAGCTGGGCATAGCCCTTATCCCCTTCACAAACCTGTGGCACATTCCAGCGGTCCTCGCAAACATTGCCTTTGCCAGACCTGGCCCTGCAGTAGCCAGCCTCAGGACCTACGAGGACCTGGATGAGAGGATAGAGCAGGATAAGCCGATAGGCGTTGTCAAGCTGTCTGACACCACATGGAAGCAGAGGCTTGACTTCGAAGCGTGTACAAGCTGCATGAGATGTACAAACAGCTGCCCGGCAGCCGAGTCGGGCAAAGTCCTGGACCCTAGGGGCGTCGTTTATGGCTTGAGGCTGAAGCTGAGGGAGGGAGACTGGGAGTCTGAGGTCCTCGATCCCGAGAACCCCGGTGACGGTAGCAAGGCTGGGGTTAATCCGGAGGCCATATGGAGCTGCCTAACATGCGGTGCCTGCGTCAACGAATGCCCCGTCCTCATCCACCACGTAGACATTATACTAGATGTTCGAAGGGGAATGATGAGCACTGGAAGCGAGCATGTGCCTGAGCAAGTTCTAAATGTTCTCCAGAACCTCCAATACAACGGCAACCCCTTGGGGCAGAGCCCCCTTGACAAGGAAGAGTGGTTCCAAGAGCTCGGCGAGAAGCTAGGAGACGAGGTTATAGCAAGGGAAGGAGAAGAATACGAGGTCCTCTACTGGGCCGGCTGCGTTACAGGCTACGACCCCAGGATAAGGCCTGTGGGCGAGTCCATACTAAGGCTCCTAAGGAAGGCTGGGGTAAAGGCCGCCATAATGCCCTACACAGGATGTACCGGAGAGCCGGCCCTCAGGATGGGTGAGGAAGCCCTCTTCGTCGAGCTAATGATACAGTTCCTGGAGGAGCTTTCCAAGTATAAGTTCAAGAAGCTAGTTGTAAACTGTCCCCACTGCCTAACCACCATAAAGCACGACTACAGAAGGTACAAGAGATATCTGGAAAAGAGGGAAGACGCCAAACATTTGACGGAGGTCCTAGATAGGCTGGAGGTTGAGCACCACAGCGTCACCCTAGCCAGGCTAGTCAGAGAGGGTAAGCTAAAGGCGGCTGCAGATGATGGGAAGCCAGTAACCTACCACGACCCGTGCTACCTTGGCAGGTGGAACGGGGTGTACAGTGAGCCGAGGGAGGTCCTCCGCCGGGGGGCTGGACTAAGGATTAGAGAGATGCCGAGAAATATGGAGAAAAGCTTCTGCTGCGGAGGAGGAGGTGGACAGCTGTTCTACGAGGTAAAGAGGGGCAGGAGGGTTTCGAGGATCAGAGCTGAGGAGGCAAGCCAAACACTGGGTGGTGAAGGTGTCGTTGCAGTCGCTTGCCCCTTCTGCAACACTATGTTCCGTGCGGAGGCGGAGGAGTTCGGATTCGAGGTCAAGGATATAGCTGAGATCCTCGATAAAGAGGGGTCAGGAGGCTAGACAGCCGCCTTCTTATCAGCCTCCACAATTATTAGAGAACCTCTAGTTCTTATCCTGACGCTCCTTGGATCCACTGGGGCGGGTAGCCTATAAACACCCCTGTATTCTCGGAAGCTGAACTTCTCGGAAAGGGATCCCAGAGCACGCTTAACAACGTGCTCCCTTATTCTAGCGCTGATCTCCACCCTATCTTCAAGAACGACAATGTTGAGAGACTCCCTATCCATCCCCGGTAGGTCTATTAGAATCCTCAGCCTGTCCCCAAGATCGTCCACGCTTACTATAGGCTCTATACCCTCTCCCTGGAACTCCTGAAGCCTCTGTTCGAGCAGCTCCTCGAACTCCCTCAGCTCGCCAATAGCGAGCCGGGTCATAGTTGAGAACGTCTCTTCAGCTTCTCGTAGGGCTTGGTAGAAACGCATTATTATCCTCCTAAACTCGTCATCAAACCCATATTCTGACATGATACCAGACACCCCCAGGTGTTGTCGCGCCGGAGAACTGGTCTCTATGTGTAGAGTATCGGAGCCCTGTACTCCATCTCCTTGCCCATCCTAGCCATAACCGCCTTCGTCTCCTTCATCAGATCCCTCATCCTGAGCTTAATCTCCTCCGCCTGCTTGATCAGCTCATCTACCGAGACGTTAAGGCCTGTTATCGAGTTTATCCCCTCCACTATGACGGCCGCGGCTTCAGGGTCGGGGATGTCTATGAACGAGTCTGCAAGCAGCACTAGGTTGTGGACGTGCTTCTTCATAGCTTCTTTGAGTATTATAGCGTAGGGTCCGACTATAATACCCTGCTCAGGCTCGCTCGCCATCCTCAGGCTTGACGCAAGCAGGCTCGCCTTTTTGTCGCTGGCTAGCCAATACAGGCTGGGCTTCTCCTGCTCCAGCCTCTTCGGGTTGCCGACGCCCGTCGCGCTTATTATGTACTCTATGCCCCTCCTTCTCGAATACTCGACCACCGCCGCCGAGAATGAGGGTATGGCCGCGGGTAGTATCGGAACGTCGGTTATGAGAGCAGCCACATCGCCGCTTCTATATATCCTGATAGGGTGTAGAACCCTGCCTCTGTTCATTATGACAACTGGGGGGAGAGCCCCGTAATGGTCTATACCCACCGTGTAGGACATATCCTTAGAGCGGATCAAGTGCATCCCTGTTATGGCGCCTACCAGGCCTACGTCTGGGAGACCCACAATCATGAACTTTACGTCCTCGAGGTGCTCGAACTCGAGGAACTCCCATCCGTAGATCTCCTCCCTGTACACGATGCTTGAGTTCAACAGGCCCACCCCTCTATAATTCAAGATTGTATAGTAGGGTGTAAATAGCTGCTTCAGCCCAACAACAGTATAGTCAGAACAGCCTCCCAGAGGCCCGGCAGTGGGGATCGAGTATGACTAAAGATATGATAAAAGTCGTGATAGAGCCGAGGGAGTCTTGCATGCCGGATTTTGTCTGCGTCGCCGTCTGCCCGGAGGTTTTCGAGAAGCATGGGGATGGCAGGGCAAGGGTTAGGGGCGGCCTCGGGGAGGGATTCTTCGACCGCTCTTTAGAAGCCTGTGCCTCGGAGGCAGCAAGGCTCTGCCCAAGGGGCATAATAAGGGTTTATAGGGTTGGCGATGATGGTTAAGACCTCGGTATGGAATATTAT from Aeropyrum pernix K1 encodes:
- a CDS encoding DNA-directed DNA polymerase I produces the protein MRVRGGQEAAQDKETSLDSDEERGRRGLRQTTLLDYMAGPAKPKKPEPPPTLHREREPESKYQNTLPETTGKEPASMSLRRNQPSSKHEEYNSESGDVRGLTLEPSPQSELSDDDVILELVREPWVESVRGYLLDVRYDGSLGKAVLMLYDPSSGSLVKWADRTGHKPYFLTDARPEDLRAAGVDVSHDESFLQYDLVEKFHPIDRKLVKLTKIVVSDPLAVRRLREKVSSAGFSVWEADIKYHHNYIFDRQLIPGILYEVGGVRIVHTLPLEMDDATRIVDEIFREEPREVRERAREWLRIFEAPPPKLPLIAFDIEVYSPIATRLPDPSTAPYPVISAATADSSGRSRVVLLYRDGVEFTEGALPEGTEVEIYDSERAMLLDLVRILQRYPLVVSFNGDNFDLPYIARRLEVLGVPREFAPIELKQDYATFRRSLHIDLHKLFGIRALQVYAFGNKYRELSLESISRALLGKGKVELKAPVSELNLNKLIEYNLQDARLTLELLTFSNNLVFNLIIMVMRTSKLGIEDITRSQISNWIRGLMYWEHRRRRWLIPSRGEIEKLSSAGARVGAIIKDKKYRGAIVLDPPVGIFFRVLVLDFASLYPSLIKQWNLSYETVNNPNCRDTIEVPEVGHRVCREFKGISNEIVGMLRDFRVRLYKKKSKDKSLREEERLWYDVVQSAMKVYINASYGVFGSEKFSLYSLPVAESVTALGRAVLRGTLEKSRELNLHIVYGDTDSLFIWDPPKDVLNDLVDYVERTYGLELELDKVFRAILFSGLKKNYLGITEEGDIVIKGMVAKKSNTPEFIKDEFSKAVKILSKLEKPEDVEAILAELRDHINTVYNNVKKKVYTLDQFAIKVMLSKNPREYDKNTPQHVKAAMLLQRLGLTLSRGDIVYYVKTRDKLGVKPVQLARLSDVDPGKYVEHVKTAFEQMLMAFGISWDDISGVRKLDRLLFDS
- a CDS encoding heterodisulfide reductase-related iron-sulfur binding cluster: MAGPVEHFFMVEDLKIFVYILAGLSSAVLLYSLVEFYRRVFRGYAPLEAAENTGGLRATVDRLVWYGLLQYKVLRHRFPGIMHASIFYGILVLFIATIIRALDYYIGGWLLQPPFFYVYKLANNMAGILVIVGVTMAAYRRWRGLTPGLPRDPGYYLVLALLAAIVVTGFVVEGMVVALYRYGEGFESPLYDPVGYLVYLALEGVDRDILVEAYRGLWLLHLAMAQLGIALIPFTNLWHIPAVLANIAFARPGPAVASLRTYEDLDERIEQDKPIGVVKLSDTTWKQRLDFEACTSCMRCTNSCPAAESGKVLDPRGVVYGLRLKLREGDWESEVLDPENPGDGSKAGVNPEAIWSCLTCGACVNECPVLIHHVDIILDVRRGMMSTGSEHVPEQVLNVLQNLQYNGNPLGQSPLDKEEWFQELGEKLGDEVIAREGEEYEVLYWAGCVTGYDPRIRPVGESILRLLRKAGVKAAIMPYTGCTGEPALRMGEEALFVELMIQFLEELSKYKFKKLVVNCPHCLTTIKHDYRRYKRYLEKREDAKHLTEVLDRLEVEHHSVTLARLVREGKLKAAADDGKPVTYHDPCYLGRWNGVYSEPREVLRRGAGLRIREMPRNMEKSFCCGGGGGQLFYEVKRGRRVSRIRAEEASQTLGGEGVVAVACPFCNTMFRAEAEEFGFEVKDIAEILDKEGSGG
- a CDS encoding Hsp20/alpha crystallin family protein translates to MSEYGFDDEFRRIIMRFYQALREAEETFSTMTRLAIGELREFEELLEQRLQEFQGEGIEPIVSVDDLGDRLRILIDLPGMDRESLNIVVLEDRVEISARIREHVVKRALGSLSEKFSFREYRGVYRLPAPVDPRSVRIRTRGSLIIVEADKKAAV
- a CDS encoding proteasome assembly chaperone family protein; this translates as MNSSIVYREEIYGWEFLEFEHLEDVKFMIVGLPDVGLVGAITGMHLIRSKDMSYTVGIDHYGALPPVVIMNRGRVLHPIRIYRSGDVAALITDVPILPAAIPSFSAAVVEYSRRRGIEYIISATGVGNPKRLEQEKPSLYWLASDKKASLLASSLRMASEPEQGIIVGPYAIILKEAMKKHVHNLVLLADSFIDIPDPEAAAVIVEGINSITGLNVSVDELIKQAEEIKLRMRDLMKETKAVMARMGKEMEYRAPILYT
- a CDS encoding ferredoxin, which gives rise to MTKDMIKVVIEPRESCMPDFVCVAVCPEVFEKHGDGRARVRGGLGEGFFDRSLEACASEAARLCPRGIIRVYRVGDDG